Proteins encoded within one genomic window of Alkalilimnicola sp. S0819:
- a CDS encoding ATP phosphoribosyltransferase regulatory subunit, with the protein MREPTFGKDNRWLLPEGVDEALPERAAALEALRRRLLDLYWSWGYEQIMPPFIEYLDSLLTGAGHDLDLQTFKLTDQLSGRLMGVRADMTPQAARIDAHQLNREGPSRLCYIGTVLQTRLEGLSRSRNPLQVGAELYGHAGVESEVEIISLMLATLASAGVGDVHLDLGHVGIFRGLVAQANLDEAAEAGLFDALQRKAEPDMRELLRGVEPAVAEMLLALVELNGGVEVLDRANEVLAGGNETVRTALKALWRIASALERHQPALPVHFDLAELRGYRYHTGAVFAAFVPEHGEEIARGGRYDQIGAVFGRSRPAVGFSADVRTLADLAGGEAATPRRGVLVDWSDDPAVLGEVRRLREQGERVVWAMPGEPAPAEELGCDRRLRREGAEWRLETL; encoded by the coding sequence ATGCGCGAACCGACATTCGGCAAGGACAATCGCTGGCTGCTTCCGGAAGGGGTGGACGAGGCCCTGCCCGAGCGGGCCGCGGCCCTGGAGGCCCTGCGCCGCCGGCTGCTGGATCTGTACTGGAGCTGGGGCTATGAGCAGATCATGCCGCCCTTCATCGAGTACCTGGATTCCCTGCTCACCGGCGCCGGGCACGATCTGGACCTGCAGACCTTCAAGCTCACCGACCAGCTGAGCGGCCGGCTCATGGGGGTGCGCGCGGACATGACGCCCCAGGCGGCGCGCATCGATGCCCATCAGCTCAACCGGGAAGGCCCCAGTCGGCTGTGTTACATCGGCACCGTGCTGCAGACTCGGCTGGAGGGCTTGTCCCGCTCGCGCAACCCGCTGCAGGTGGGCGCCGAGCTCTACGGACATGCCGGGGTGGAGAGCGAGGTGGAGATCATCTCGCTGATGCTCGCGACCCTGGCGAGCGCCGGTGTGGGCGATGTGCACCTGGATCTGGGGCATGTGGGCATCTTCCGCGGGCTGGTGGCCCAAGCCAATCTGGACGAGGCCGCCGAGGCGGGGCTGTTCGATGCCCTGCAGCGCAAGGCCGAACCGGACATGCGTGAGTTGCTCCGAGGCGTGGAGCCGGCCGTCGCCGAGATGCTGTTGGCGCTGGTGGAACTCAATGGTGGTGTAGAGGTGCTGGACCGCGCCAACGAAGTGCTGGCCGGGGGCAACGAGACGGTGCGCACGGCGCTGAAGGCCCTGTGGCGCATCGCCTCGGCGCTGGAGCGCCACCAGCCGGCGCTGCCGGTGCACTTCGACCTGGCGGAGCTGCGCGGTTACCGCTACCACACCGGCGCGGTGTTCGCGGCTTTCGTGCCGGAGCACGGCGAGGAAATCGCCCGCGGCGGGCGCTATGACCAGATCGGCGCGGTCTTCGGACGCTCCCGCCCGGCGGTGGGCTTCAGCGCCGATGTGCGCACCCTGGCGGACCTGGCCGGTGGCGAGGCCGCCACGCCGCGTCGTGGTGTGCTGGTGGACTGGTCCGATGACCCGGCGGTGCTGGGCGAGGTGCGTCGTCTGCGCGAGCAGGGCGAGCGGGTGGTCTGGGCGATGCCCGGCGAGCCCGCCCCTGCCGAGGAACTCGGCTGCGATCGGCGCCTGCGGCGCGAGGGTGCCGAATGGCGCCTGGAAACACTCTGA
- a CDS encoding DUF2065 domain-containing protein, which produces MWQDLFSALALVLVLEGIMPFLSPDGLRRSLLGIARLDDRVLRVMGLGSMLLGALLLYLVRH; this is translated from the coding sequence ATGTGGCAGGACCTGTTCTCCGCGCTGGCCCTGGTTCTGGTGCTGGAGGGCATCATGCCCTTTCTCAGCCCCGACGGCCTGCGGCGCAGCCTGCTCGGTATCGCCCGGCTGGATGACCGCGTGCTGCGGGTCATGGGGCTGGGCAGCATGCTGCTGGGCGCACTGCTTCTTTATCTGGTCAGGCACTGA
- the rlmB gene encoding 23S rRNA (guanosine(2251)-2'-O)-methyltransferase RlmB yields MSEPQYIHGLHAARAAIKYDPAHIVEVWVEKGRRDARLERLLEGLQHGRVPLHRVARSELDRLVPGGVHQGIVLAYRGAAPRGEAELEHLLDALVEAPFLLVLDQVQDPHNLGACLRSADAAGVHGVIAPRDRAAGLTPTVHKVASGAAQSVPFFQVTNLARTLRALRERGIWLVGAAGEGDASLYQADLTGPLAVLMGAEESGLRRLSRELCDQLASIPMAGQVESLNVSVAAGVFLFEAVRQRRALRR; encoded by the coding sequence ATGAGCGAGCCACAATATATCCACGGGCTGCACGCCGCCCGTGCCGCCATCAAGTATGACCCGGCCCATATCGTCGAGGTGTGGGTCGAGAAGGGTCGCCGGGACGCTCGGCTGGAGCGCCTGCTCGAGGGCCTTCAGCATGGCCGGGTGCCGCTGCATCGGGTGGCGCGTTCGGAGCTGGACCGTCTGGTGCCCGGCGGCGTCCACCAGGGGATCGTGCTCGCCTATCGGGGGGCTGCGCCCCGGGGGGAGGCGGAGCTGGAACACCTGCTCGATGCCTTGGTTGAGGCGCCGTTCCTGCTGGTGCTGGATCAGGTGCAGGATCCCCACAACCTCGGTGCCTGTCTGCGCAGCGCCGACGCCGCTGGCGTGCACGGCGTGATTGCCCCGCGGGACCGTGCCGCCGGGCTTACCCCCACCGTGCACAAGGTGGCCAGCGGCGCGGCCCAGTCCGTGCCCTTCTTCCAGGTCACCAACCTGGCCCGCACCCTGCGGGCCCTGCGCGAGCGGGGGATCTGGCTGGTGGGCGCCGCGGGGGAGGGAGATGCCAGCCTCTATCAGGCGGATCTCACCGGCCCGCTCGCGGTGCTGATGGGCGCGGAGGAATCCGGGCTGCGCCGGCTCAGTCGGGAGCTCTGTGATCAGTTGGCATCCATTCCCATGGCCGGCCAGGTGGAGAGCCTCAACGTCTCGGTGGCCGCCGGGGTGTTCCTGTTCGAGGCGGTGCGTCA
- the rnr gene encoding ribonuclease R, which translates to MAKRDKTPRVQDPFRAREQQTYEHPIPSREYILEYLATQGRPLTREAIGQGLELEHPDAIEGLRRRLRAMEREGQLIRNRRRAYVIVDNKELVRGRINGRADGSGQMMPETGEAPIQLQPRQMRELFHGDRVVVRVTGIDAEGKPEGELVEVLKRANRSITGRFYRESGVGFVVPESKRIHHDVIVPADAQADAESGELVVAELVAQPSVRRQPIGRIIQVLGRHVEAGMEIQVAARVHGIPVDWPDDVLEAAKRLDPEVPDQAKEGRVDLRDTPLVTIDGADARDFDDAVYCEPTPSGWKLLVAIADVSHYVQPRKPLDREANERGTSVYFPRNVVPMLPEVLSNGLCSLNPQVDRLCMVAEMQIAADGKLRRSRFYRAVMRSHARLTYEEVAAMLEGDKALRRKHQGLIPHLEHLQGVFKSLFSARKRRGAIDFETSESQIIFGEGGRVETIVPTDRNQAHRIIEECMVIANVAAARFLQRHRIGGLFRDHEGPSADRLENLKTFLAQAGLSLGGGDKPGSDDYAKLMEQVRDRPDRHLIQTIMLRSMKAAEYRPESKGHFGLALEQYAHFTSPIRRYPDLIVHRAIGHILDGGKGKDFVYSHDKLLALGEHCSMVERRADEATRDAIMSLKCEYMADRVGEEFTGVISGVTGFGLFVELDELHVDGLVHISSLENDFYRFDPIGHRLQGERGGKEYRLTDRVRVRLARVDKDERKIDFDLLAHPLNEHGEEVGGKRKDKARAKTHKAAKAEAGDKPARRGRGSRARKSGR; encoded by the coding sequence ATGGCGAAAAGAGACAAGACACCCCGGGTGCAGGACCCCTTCCGTGCCCGCGAGCAACAGACCTACGAACATCCGATCCCCAGCCGGGAATACATTCTGGAGTACTTGGCCACGCAGGGCCGCCCACTGACCCGCGAGGCCATCGGCCAGGGCCTGGAGCTGGAGCACCCCGATGCCATCGAGGGCCTGCGCCGGCGCCTGCGCGCCATGGAGCGCGAAGGTCAGCTGATCCGTAACCGCCGACGCGCCTACGTCATCGTCGACAACAAGGAACTGGTACGCGGTCGCATCAACGGCCGCGCCGACGGCTCCGGTCAGATGATGCCCGAGACCGGCGAGGCGCCCATTCAGCTGCAGCCGCGGCAGATGCGCGAGCTGTTCCACGGCGACCGGGTGGTGGTGCGCGTCACCGGCATCGACGCCGAGGGCAAGCCCGAAGGCGAGTTGGTGGAAGTGCTCAAGCGCGCCAACCGCAGTATTACCGGGCGCTTCTACCGCGAGAGCGGGGTCGGGTTCGTGGTGCCCGAGAGCAAGCGTATTCATCACGACGTCATCGTGCCCGCCGACGCCCAGGCCGATGCCGAGAGCGGCGAACTGGTGGTGGCCGAATTGGTGGCCCAGCCCAGTGTGCGCCGGCAGCCCATCGGGCGCATCATTCAGGTGCTGGGCCGGCACGTGGAAGCCGGCATGGAAATCCAGGTCGCCGCCCGGGTGCACGGGATTCCCGTGGACTGGCCCGATGATGTGCTGGAAGCGGCGAAGCGCCTGGACCCGGAGGTGCCGGATCAGGCCAAGGAAGGGCGCGTGGATCTGCGCGATACGCCATTGGTGACCATCGATGGTGCCGATGCCCGGGATTTCGACGACGCCGTCTACTGTGAGCCCACGCCCAGCGGCTGGAAGCTGCTGGTGGCCATCGCCGATGTCTCCCACTACGTGCAGCCGCGCAAGCCGCTGGATCGAGAGGCCAACGAGCGGGGTACCTCGGTGTATTTTCCCCGCAACGTAGTGCCCATGCTCCCCGAGGTGCTCTCCAACGGCTTGTGTTCGCTCAATCCGCAGGTGGACCGGCTGTGCATGGTCGCGGAAATGCAGATCGCCGCCGACGGCAAGTTACGGCGCTCACGCTTCTATCGCGCGGTGATGCGCTCCCATGCGCGGCTCACCTACGAGGAAGTCGCAGCCATGCTGGAGGGTGACAAGGCGCTGCGACGCAAGCACCAGGGGCTGATTCCCCATCTGGAGCATCTGCAGGGGGTCTTCAAGTCCCTGTTCAGCGCGCGCAAGCGTCGCGGCGCCATCGACTTCGAGACCAGCGAATCGCAGATCATCTTCGGCGAAGGTGGGCGGGTGGAGACCATCGTCCCCACCGACCGCAACCAGGCTCATCGCATCATCGAGGAATGCATGGTCATCGCCAATGTGGCGGCGGCCCGCTTCCTGCAGCGCCACCGCATCGGCGGGCTGTTCCGCGACCACGAAGGCCCCTCGGCGGACCGGCTGGAAAACCTCAAGACCTTCCTGGCGCAGGCCGGCCTCAGCCTGGGCGGTGGCGACAAGCCCGGCTCCGACGATTACGCCAAGCTCATGGAGCAGGTGCGGGACCGGCCCGACCGCCACCTGATCCAGACCATCATGCTGCGCTCCATGAAGGCCGCCGAATACCGGCCCGAGAGCAAGGGGCACTTCGGCCTGGCGCTGGAGCAGTACGCCCATTTCACCTCGCCCATCCGTCGCTACCCGGATCTGATCGTGCACCGGGCCATCGGCCATATCCTCGACGGCGGCAAGGGCAAGGACTTCGTCTACTCCCACGACAAGCTGCTGGCCCTGGGTGAGCACTGTTCGATGGTGGAGCGACGTGCCGACGAGGCCACCCGCGACGCCATCATGAGCCTCAAGTGCGAATACATGGCCGACCGGGTAGGCGAGGAGTTCACCGGGGTGATCAGCGGGGTAACCGGTTTCGGGCTGTTCGTGGAGCTCGACGAGCTGCATGTGGACGGGCTGGTGCACATTTCCAGCCTGGAGAACGATTTCTACCGCTTCGACCCGATCGGCCATCGCCTCCAGGGCGAGCGGGGCGGCAAGGAATACCGCCTGACCGACCGGGTGCGGGTGCGCCTGGCGCGGGTCGATAAGGACGAGCGCAAGATCGACTTCGACCTGCTGGCTCATCCGCTGAACGAGCACGGGGAGGAGGTCGGCGGCAAACGCAAGGACAAGGCGCGCGCGAAGACCCACAAGGCGGCCAAGGCCGAAGCCGGCGACAAGCCGGCGCGTCGCGGGCGGGGCAGTCGTGCGCGCAAGAGCGGTCGTTAA
- a CDS encoding adenylosuccinate synthase, protein MAKNVVVIGSQWGDEGKGKVVDLLTDRVAAVVRFQGGHNAGHTLVIDGKKTVLHLIPSGILREGVQCLIGNGVVLSPEALLREIAHLEAQGVPARERLRISPSCPLILPVHVALDQARERARGKAAIGTTGRGIGPAYEDKVSRRGLRVADLLYRERLAGKLGELLDYHNFVLQHFFKEKPVDFQQVLDGCLAQAEELEPMVIDVGAALHEYQEAGQPLLFEGAQGTLLDIDHGTYPYVTSSNTTAGAAASGTGVGPRDLHYVLGITKAYTTRVGAGPFPTELFDELGEHLGKRGHEFGATTGRRRRCGWFDAVALRRAAHINSLSGLCITKLDVLDGLDMIRICVGYRCAGKLVETLPPGAELLADCEPQYIDLPGWSESTVGVENFDGLPANAQAYLRKVEELVGVPVDIISTGPDRRETIVLRHPFDA, encoded by the coding sequence ATGGCCAAGAATGTCGTTGTTATCGGTTCCCAGTGGGGCGATGAGGGCAAGGGCAAGGTCGTCGACCTGCTCACCGATCGTGTCGCCGCGGTGGTGCGCTTCCAGGGCGGCCACAATGCCGGCCACACCCTGGTCATCGACGGCAAGAAAACCGTCCTGCATCTGATCCCCTCCGGCATCCTGCGCGAAGGCGTGCAGTGCCTGATCGGCAACGGCGTGGTCCTCTCGCCCGAGGCCCTGCTCAGGGAGATCGCCCACCTGGAGGCCCAGGGCGTGCCCGCCCGCGAGCGGCTGCGCATCAGCCCCTCCTGCCCGCTGATCCTGCCCGTGCACGTGGCCCTGGACCAGGCGCGCGAACGGGCCCGGGGCAAGGCGGCCATCGGTACCACCGGGCGCGGGATTGGCCCGGCTTACGAGGACAAGGTTTCCCGTCGCGGTCTGAGAGTGGCGGACCTGCTCTATCGCGAGCGCCTGGCGGGCAAGCTCGGCGAGTTGCTGGATTACCACAACTTCGTGCTCCAGCACTTCTTCAAGGAAAAGCCGGTGGACTTCCAGCAGGTTCTGGATGGCTGCCTGGCTCAAGCCGAGGAGCTGGAGCCCATGGTCATCGACGTGGGCGCGGCGCTGCACGAGTACCAGGAGGCCGGCCAGCCCCTGCTCTTCGAGGGGGCTCAGGGCACGCTGCTGGACATAGACCACGGCACCTACCCCTACGTGACCTCCTCCAACACCACCGCGGGGGCGGCGGCCAGCGGCACCGGCGTGGGGCCGCGGGATCTGCACTATGTGCTGGGTATCACCAAGGCCTACACCACTCGGGTGGGCGCGGGGCCCTTCCCCACGGAACTGTTCGATGAGTTGGGCGAACACCTGGGCAAGCGCGGCCACGAGTTCGGCGCCACCACCGGGCGACGGCGCCGCTGCGGTTGGTTCGACGCCGTGGCCCTGCGCCGCGCGGCCCATATCAACAGCCTCTCGGGGCTATGCATCACCAAGCTGGACGTGCTCGACGGCCTGGACATGATCCGCATCTGCGTGGGTTATCGCTGTGCGGGCAAGCTGGTGGAGACCTTGCCGCCGGGGGCGGAACTGCTGGCCGATTGCGAGCCGCAGTACATCGACCTGCCCGGCTGGAGCGAGTCCACCGTGGGGGTGGAGAACTTCGATGGCCTGCCGGCCAATGCCCAGGCGTATCTGCGCAAGGTGGAAGAGCTGGTCGGCGTGCCGGTGGATATCATCTCCACCGGGCCGGACCGGCGCGAGACCATCGTGCTGCGCCACCCCTTCGATGCCTGA